In one window of Xiphophorus hellerii strain 12219 chromosome 23, Xiphophorus_hellerii-4.1, whole genome shotgun sequence DNA:
- the hs6st2 gene encoding heparan-sulfate 6-O-sulfotransferase 2 isoform X2 encodes MDEKSTSSHQRLLLFLLMVAVFGVFMIQYACPSSSECQMLHQLGAWFTLRGGPGIRIGDGESQDGLQKDPYIAEDGALARFVPRFNFTSADLNREVDFNIKGDDVIVFLHIQKTGGTTFGRHLVRNIQLERPCECHAGQKKCTCLRPGKKETWLFSRFSTGWSCGLHADWTELTHCVPSRMDSREAQKNQPRNYYYITILRDPVSRYLSEWRHVQRGATWKASLHVCDGRSPTLSELPSCYPGDDWSGCNLQEFMDCPYNLANNRQTRMLADLSLVGCYNVSSMGEDERWAVLLDSAKRNLKGMAFFGLTEYQRKTQYLFERTFNLQFIAPFTQLNGTRASSVEVPSEKQQRIRQLNRWDVELYEYARDLFLQRFQVARQQERRQAREQRQQERRRLRGRLSAKQGRQPKPTETTRSTEEHRTEDSLESEVLLSDWWDVDENSTMEDYIGNVEQW; translated from the exons ATGGATGAGAAGTCCACCAGCAGCCACCAGCGgctcctgctcttcctgctCATGGTGGCGGTTTTCGGTGTTTTTATGATCCAGTATGCCTGTCCCAGCAGCTCCGAGTGCCAAATGCTCCACCAGCTGGGGGCCTGGTTCACCCTCAGGGGCGGACCTGGCATCCGAATCGGCGATGGTGAATCGCAGGACGGGCTCCAGAAGGACCCCTACATCGCAGAAGACGGCGCTTTGGCCCGATTTGTCCCTCGATTCAACTTCACCAGCGCCGACCTAAACCGAGAGGTGGACTTCAACATCAAAGGGGATGATGTCATTGTATTTCTGCACATCCAGAAAACGGGGGGCACAACTTTTGGCCGGCACCTGGTGCGCAACATCCAGCTGGAGCGGCCCTGTGAGTGCCACGCAGGCCAGAAGAAGTGCACCTGCCTCCGGCCGGGTAAGAAGGAAACCTGGCTCTTCTCTCGGTTTTCCACCGGCTGGAGCTGCGGGCTTCATGCGGACTGGACTGAGCTGACCCACTGTGTCCCATCACGCATGGACTCCAGAGAGGCCCAGAAAAACCAGCCGAG AAACTATTACTACATTACGATCTTAAGAGATCCTGTTTCGCGTTACCTCAGCGAGTGGCGTCACGTGCAACGCGGAGCCACTTGGAAAGCCTCCCTCCACGTGTGCGACGGACGTTCACCAACGCTGTCAGAGCTGCCAAGTTGCTATCCAGGCGACGACTGGTCGGGTTGCAACCTGCAGGAGTTCATGGACTGCCCCTACAACCTGGCCAACAACCGACAGACCCGCATGTTGGCAGATCTCAGTCTGGTGGGTTGCTACAACGTCTCCTCCATGGGCGAAGACGAACGTTGGGCGGTGCTTCTGGACAGCGCCAAGCGCAACCTGAAGGGGATGGCCTTCTTTGGCCTGACTGAGTACCAGCGTAAGACGCAGTACCTCTTCGAGAGAACCTTCAACTTACAGTTCATCGCACCTTTCACGCAGCTGAACGGGACGCGAGCTTCCAGCGTTGAGGTACCCTCCGAGAAGCAGCAAAGGATTCGCCAGCTAAACCGGTGGGACGTGGAGCTGTATGAGTACGCCCGTGACCTTTTCCTGCAGCGCTTCCAGGTGGCGAGACAGCAGGAGCGCAGGCAGGCCAGGGAGCAGCGGCAACAGGAGAGGAGGCGGCTCCGGGGGAGACTCTCAGCAAAACAAGGGCGGCAGCCGAAGCCGACTGAAACGACGCGCTCGACCGAAGAGCATCGAACGGAGGACAGCCTGGAGTCCGAAGTGCTTCTGTCAGACTGGTGGGACGTAGATGAGAACAGCACCATGGAGGACTACATAGGAAATGTGGAGCAGTGGTAG
- the hs6st2 gene encoding heparan-sulfate 6-O-sulfotransferase 2 isoform X1 has product MDEKSTSSHQRLLLFLLMVAVFGVFMIQYACPSSSECQMLHQLGAWFTLRGGPGIRIGDGESQDGLQKDPYIAEDGALARFVPRFNFTSADLNREVDFNIKGDDVIVFLHIQKTGGTTFGRHLVRNIQLERPCECHAGQKKCTCLRPGKKETWLFSRFSTGWSCGLHADWTELTHCVPSRMDSREAQKNQPSRNYYYITILRDPVSRYLSEWRHVQRGATWKASLHVCDGRSPTLSELPSCYPGDDWSGCNLQEFMDCPYNLANNRQTRMLADLSLVGCYNVSSMGEDERWAVLLDSAKRNLKGMAFFGLTEYQRKTQYLFERTFNLQFIAPFTQLNGTRASSVEVPSEKQQRIRQLNRWDVELYEYARDLFLQRFQVARQQERRQAREQRQQERRRLRGRLSAKQGRQPKPTETTRSTEEHRTEDSLESEVLLSDWWDVDENSTMEDYIGNVEQW; this is encoded by the exons ATGGATGAGAAGTCCACCAGCAGCCACCAGCGgctcctgctcttcctgctCATGGTGGCGGTTTTCGGTGTTTTTATGATCCAGTATGCCTGTCCCAGCAGCTCCGAGTGCCAAATGCTCCACCAGCTGGGGGCCTGGTTCACCCTCAGGGGCGGACCTGGCATCCGAATCGGCGATGGTGAATCGCAGGACGGGCTCCAGAAGGACCCCTACATCGCAGAAGACGGCGCTTTGGCCCGATTTGTCCCTCGATTCAACTTCACCAGCGCCGACCTAAACCGAGAGGTGGACTTCAACATCAAAGGGGATGATGTCATTGTATTTCTGCACATCCAGAAAACGGGGGGCACAACTTTTGGCCGGCACCTGGTGCGCAACATCCAGCTGGAGCGGCCCTGTGAGTGCCACGCAGGCCAGAAGAAGTGCACCTGCCTCCGGCCGGGTAAGAAGGAAACCTGGCTCTTCTCTCGGTTTTCCACCGGCTGGAGCTGCGGGCTTCATGCGGACTGGACTGAGCTGACCCACTGTGTCCCATCACGCATGGACTCCAGAGAGGCCCAGAAAAACCAGCCGAG TAGAAACTATTACTACATTACGATCTTAAGAGATCCTGTTTCGCGTTACCTCAGCGAGTGGCGTCACGTGCAACGCGGAGCCACTTGGAAAGCCTCCCTCCACGTGTGCGACGGACGTTCACCAACGCTGTCAGAGCTGCCAAGTTGCTATCCAGGCGACGACTGGTCGGGTTGCAACCTGCAGGAGTTCATGGACTGCCCCTACAACCTGGCCAACAACCGACAGACCCGCATGTTGGCAGATCTCAGTCTGGTGGGTTGCTACAACGTCTCCTCCATGGGCGAAGACGAACGTTGGGCGGTGCTTCTGGACAGCGCCAAGCGCAACCTGAAGGGGATGGCCTTCTTTGGCCTGACTGAGTACCAGCGTAAGACGCAGTACCTCTTCGAGAGAACCTTCAACTTACAGTTCATCGCACCTTTCACGCAGCTGAACGGGACGCGAGCTTCCAGCGTTGAGGTACCCTCCGAGAAGCAGCAAAGGATTCGCCAGCTAAACCGGTGGGACGTGGAGCTGTATGAGTACGCCCGTGACCTTTTCCTGCAGCGCTTCCAGGTGGCGAGACAGCAGGAGCGCAGGCAGGCCAGGGAGCAGCGGCAACAGGAGAGGAGGCGGCTCCGGGGGAGACTCTCAGCAAAACAAGGGCGGCAGCCGAAGCCGACTGAAACGACGCGCTCGACCGAAGAGCATCGAACGGAGGACAGCCTGGAGTCCGAAGTGCTTCTGTCAGACTGGTGGGACGTAGATGAGAACAGCACCATGGAGGACTACATAGGAAATGTGGAGCAGTGGTAG